From Mercenaria mercenaria strain notata chromosome 17, MADL_Memer_1, whole genome shotgun sequence, the proteins below share one genomic window:
- the LOC128550371 gene encoding uncharacterized protein LOC128550371, with protein MEVRFSVGGMDNASFWNISLFAGLTGDKSFTNDLCRNISSFLKSQRTYYEMLNGLANYLEHVPQILFDKINMDLLKELQSFQRDIYSCMCQIKIVLRVYNQDPVEKVPGGNLSSIFIQLLHGTREDQITSEYVVLLDSQKILKALLSFYSQFRNSPQLCHTPDNVLIG; from the exons atgGAAGTAAGATTTTCCGTCGGGGGAATGGACAATGCAAGCTTCTGGAACATTTCTTTGTTTGCTGGTTTAACAGGAGATAAGTCATTTACAAATGat CTTTGCAGAAATATATCTTCATTTCTCAAGAGTCAGAGAACGTACTATGAAATGTTAAATGGACTTGCCAATTACCTCGAACATGTGCCTCAAATTTTATTCGACAAGATAAACATGGATCTATTAAAAGAATTGCAATCTTTTCAACGGGACATATACAGCTGCATGTGTCAAATAAAAATAGTGCTTCGCGTTTACAACCAAGATCCAGTCGAAAAGGTTCCCGGCGGAAATCTTTCTAGTATATTTATACAGCTCCTACATGGAACAAGAGAAGACCAGATTACGTCAGAATATGTCGTTTTACTAGAcagtcagaaaattttgaaagctCTTCTTTCCTTCTACAGTCAGTTCAGAAATTCACCCCAGCTATGTCATACTCCAGACAATGTTTTGATTGGCTGA